Proteins encoded together in one uncultured Desulfosarcina sp. window:
- a CDS encoding DUF2889 domain-containing protein, whose translation MIHLDRAKQQKIHNRRINTAIYEGQSDTIIVEGTLKDDRFCDSHMFTGEIRPPFTVHHMIVRMELRLPELTILDIEVEMPSVPHESCREIRECLEPLKGLCIAAGFIAKVRKRVDRKKACTHLLTLVTAMAPAAFQGAWSATIRQPVDPEIYAGMLNKLKDTCWVWREDGPLVGRLKSQQ comes from the coding sequence ATGATTCATTTGGACAGGGCCAAACAGCAGAAAATCCACAATCGCAGGATCAATACCGCCATTTATGAAGGCCAATCGGATACGATCATCGTCGAGGGGACACTCAAGGACGATCGGTTTTGCGATTCACACATGTTTACAGGAGAAATCCGCCCCCCTTTTACCGTACATCACATGATTGTCCGCATGGAGCTTCGCCTGCCCGAACTCACCATTTTAGACATCGAAGTGGAAATGCCCTCGGTGCCCCATGAGTCCTGCCGTGAAATCCGCGAATGCCTGGAGCCGCTCAAGGGGTTGTGCATCGCCGCCGGATTTATCGCCAAAGTCAGAAAACGGGTTGATCGAAAAAAGGCCTGCACACACTTGTTAACCCTGGTGACCGCCATGGCACCCGCAGCCTTTCAGGGCGCCTGGAGCGCCACGATCAGACAGCCCGTCGATCCGGAAATCTATGCCGGAATGCTGAACAAGCTGAAAGACACCTGCTGGGTATGGCGGGAAGACGGCCCGTTGGTGGGAAGGTTAAAAAGCCAGCAATAA